One Canis lupus dingo isolate Sandy chromosome 3, ASM325472v2, whole genome shotgun sequence DNA window includes the following coding sequences:
- the CCNH gene encoding cyclin-H isoform X1, with translation MYHNSSQKRHWTFASEEQLARLRADANRKFKCKAVANGKVLPNDPVFLEPHEEMILCKYYEKRLLEFCSVFKPAMPRSVVGTACMYFKRFYLNNSVMEYHPRIIMLTCAFLACKVDEFNVSSPQFVGNLRESPLGQEKALEQILEYELLLIQQLNFHLIVHNPYRPFEGFLIDLKTRYPMMENPEMLRKTADDFLNRIALTDAYLLYTPSQIALTAILSSASRAGITMESYLSESLMLKENRTCLSQLLDIMKSMRNLVKKYEPPRSEEVAALKQKLERCHSAELALNVITKKRKGYEDDDYVSKKPKHEEVCSPKEEWTDDDLVDSL, from the exons ATGTACCACAACAGCAGCCAGAAGCGGCACTGGACTTTCGCGAGCGAGGAGCAGCTGGCGCGCCTGCGGGCCGACGCCAACCGTAAATTCAAATGCAAAGCGGTGGCCAACGGGAAG GTTCTTCCAAATGATCCAGTCTTTCTTGAACCTCATGAAGAAATGATACTCTGCAAATACTATGAGAAGAGATTATTAGAATTCTGTTCAGTGTTTAAGCCAGCAATGCCAAGGTCTGTTGTG GGTACAGCTTGTATGTATTTCAAGCGTTTTTATCTTAATAACTCAGTAATGGAATATCACCCCCGGATAATAAT gcTTACTTGTGCATTTTTGGCCTGCAAAGTTGATGAATTCAACGTATCTAGTCCACAGTTCGTTGGAAATTTGAGGGAGAGTCCTCTTGGACAAGAGAAGGCACTTGAACAGATTTTGGAATATGAACTGCTTCTTATACAGCAACTTAATTTCCACCTTATTGTCCACAATCCTTATAGACCATTTGAGGGCTTTCTCATTGATTTAAAG ACTCGCTATCCCATGATGGAGAATCCTGAGATGTTGAGGAAAACAGCTGATGACTTTCTTAATAGAATCGCATTGACCGACGCTTACCTGTTATATACACCTTCCCAAATTGCCCTGACTGCCATTTTATCTAGTGCATCTCGAGCGGGAATTACTATGGAAAG TTATTTATCAGAAAGTCTGATGCTGAAAGAGAACAGAACTTGCTTATCGCAGTTACTAGATATAATGAAAA GTATGAGAAACTTGGTAAAAAAATATGAGCCACCCAGATCTGAAGAAGTTGCTGCTCTGAAACAGAAGTTGGAGAGATGTCACTCTGCTGAGCTTGCCCTTAACGTAATTAC gaagaagaggaaaggctATGAAGATGATGATTATGTCTCAAAGAAACCCAAACATGAAGAGGTATGTTCTCCAAAG GAAGAATGGACTGACGATGACCTCGTAGATTCTCTCTAG
- the CCNH gene encoding cyclin-H isoform X2 has protein sequence MYHNSSQKRHWTFASEEQLARLRADANRKFKCKAVANGKVLPNDPVFLEPHEEMILCKYYEKRLLEFCSVFKPAMPRSVVGTACMYFKRFYLNNSVMEYHPRIIMLTCAFLACKVDEFNVSSPQFVGNLRESPLGQEKALEQILEYELLLIQQLNFHLIVHNPYRPFEGFLIDLKTRYPMMENPEMLRKTADDFLNRIALTDAYLLYTPSQIALTAILSSASRAGITMESYLSESLMLKENRTCLSQLLDIMKSMRNLVKKYEPPRSEEVAALKQKLERCHSAELALNVITKKRKGYEDDDYVSKKPKHEEEEWTDDDLVDSL, from the exons ATGTACCACAACAGCAGCCAGAAGCGGCACTGGACTTTCGCGAGCGAGGAGCAGCTGGCGCGCCTGCGGGCCGACGCCAACCGTAAATTCAAATGCAAAGCGGTGGCCAACGGGAAG GTTCTTCCAAATGATCCAGTCTTTCTTGAACCTCATGAAGAAATGATACTCTGCAAATACTATGAGAAGAGATTATTAGAATTCTGTTCAGTGTTTAAGCCAGCAATGCCAAGGTCTGTTGTG GGTACAGCTTGTATGTATTTCAAGCGTTTTTATCTTAATAACTCAGTAATGGAATATCACCCCCGGATAATAAT gcTTACTTGTGCATTTTTGGCCTGCAAAGTTGATGAATTCAACGTATCTAGTCCACAGTTCGTTGGAAATTTGAGGGAGAGTCCTCTTGGACAAGAGAAGGCACTTGAACAGATTTTGGAATATGAACTGCTTCTTATACAGCAACTTAATTTCCACCTTATTGTCCACAATCCTTATAGACCATTTGAGGGCTTTCTCATTGATTTAAAG ACTCGCTATCCCATGATGGAGAATCCTGAGATGTTGAGGAAAACAGCTGATGACTTTCTTAATAGAATCGCATTGACCGACGCTTACCTGTTATATACACCTTCCCAAATTGCCCTGACTGCCATTTTATCTAGTGCATCTCGAGCGGGAATTACTATGGAAAG TTATTTATCAGAAAGTCTGATGCTGAAAGAGAACAGAACTTGCTTATCGCAGTTACTAGATATAATGAAAA GTATGAGAAACTTGGTAAAAAAATATGAGCCACCCAGATCTGAAGAAGTTGCTGCTCTGAAACAGAAGTTGGAGAGATGTCACTCTGCTGAGCTTGCCCTTAACGTAATTAC gaagaagaggaaaggctATGAAGATGATGATTATGTCTCAAAGAAACCCAAACATGAAGAG GAAGAATGGACTGACGATGACCTCGTAGATTCTCTCTAG